The following are encoded in a window of Phragmites australis chromosome 22, lpPhrAust1.1, whole genome shotgun sequence genomic DNA:
- the LOC133905500 gene encoding probable serine/threonine-protein kinase WNK9 isoform X1, with protein MDPVEAEEPQTEPPDEDEEEEGFAEKDPTGRFIRYDEIVGSGAVKIVYKAFDKLEGVEVAWSQSRINDSVMSCSQKMEQLNTEVQLLRTLRHKNIVKLFASWVDEERGIVNIVTEYFTSGSLRQYRTKHKKVDMKAMRRWAIQILTGLEYLHSQEPSIIHRDLKCDNVFINGNYGKVKIGDFGLATFMQQQKTRSIKGTLEFMAPELYTGNYNELVDIYAFGMCMLEMVTCEYPYSECQGMGHIFKNVSEGKKPAALYKVIDAELRSFIENCLAPAAERLPASELLKSSFLQKDESLSAPPISVSLVEIENVTKDGDQSDSFVFRKGEFLLKGNMEVTNLVNLCLRFPDPYGVFKTAEFPLDVAKDTGLSIAMEMAEHFELPQGSIEIITELIGAFLLVLVRYWRSCVAMP; from the exons ATGGATCccgtggaggcggaggagccGCAGACGGAGCCCCCggacgaggacgaggaagaggagggctTCGCCGAGAAAGATCCCACCGGACGATTCATCCGG TATGATGAGATCGTGGGATCGGGGGCCGTCAAGATTGT CTACAAAGCCTTCGACAAGCTGGAGGGTGTTGAGGTTGCATGGAGCCAATCACGGATTAATGACTCTGTCATGAGTTGCTCACAAAAGATGGAGCAGCTGAACACGGAGGTCCAACTATTGAGGACGCTCAGGCACAAGAACATTGTGAAGTTGTTTGCCTCATGGGTTGATGAGGAGAGGGGGATTGTTAACATTGTCACGGAGTACTTCACATCCGGCAGCTTGAGACA GTATCGCACAAAGCACAAGAAAGTGGACATGAAGGCTATGAGACGATGGGCCATACAAATATTGACTGGGCTTGAATATTTGCACAGTCAGGAACCATCCATCATACATAGGGATTTAAAGTGTGACAATGTATTCATAAATGGAAACTATGGAAAAGTGAAGATTGGTGATTTTGGTTTGGCAACATTCATGCAACAACAGAAAACACGAAGTATAAAAG GCACATTAGAATTTATGGCACCGGAGCTCTACACTGGGAATTACAATGAGCTGGTGGACAtatatgcttttgggatgtgcATGCTTGAAATGGTGACGTGTGAATATCCTTATAGTGAATGCCAAGGCATGGGCCATATATTCAAGAACGTTTCTGAA GGTAAAAAACCAGCTGCTCTCTACAAGGTTATAGATGCAGAGTTAAGATCTTTCATAGAGAACTGTTTAGCTCCAGCGGCTGAAAGACTGCCCGCGAGTGAGCTCTTGAAGAGCTCTTTCCTCCAGAAAGACGAGTCTCTCTCAGCACCTCCAATTTCAGTCTCCCTGGTCGAGATCGAGAATGTGACTAAAGATGGTGATCAGTCTGACAGTTTCGTGTTTCGGAAGGGTGAATTTCTGCTGAAAGGAAATATGGAAGTTACCAACCTTGTCAATCTGTGCCTAAGATTTCCTGATCCATACG GTGTTTTTAAGACTGCTGAGTTCCCATTGGACGTGGCCAAGGATACAGGCCTTTCTATTGCCATGGAAATGGCTGAACACTTTGAACTGCCACAAGGGAGCATAGAGATCATAACCGAGTTGATTGGTGCATTCCTGCTCGTCCTGGTccgttattggaggtcttgtgtTGCCATGCCATGA
- the LOC133905500 gene encoding probable serine/threonine-protein kinase WNK9 isoform X2: MSCSQKMEQLNTEVQLLRTLRHKNIVKLFASWVDEERGIVNIVTEYFTSGSLRQYRTKHKKVDMKAMRRWAIQILTGLEYLHSQEPSIIHRDLKCDNVFINGNYGKVKIGDFGLATFMQQQKTRSIKGTLEFMAPELYTGNYNELVDIYAFGMCMLEMVTCEYPYSECQGMGHIFKNVSEGKKPAALYKVIDAELRSFIENCLAPAAERLPASELLKSSFLQKDESLSAPPISVSLVEIENVTKDGDQSDSFVFRKGEFLLKGNMEVTNLVNLCLRFPDPYGVFKTAEFPLDVAKDTGLSIAMEMAEHFELPQGSIEIITELIGAFLLVLVRYWRSCVAMP, from the exons ATGAGTTGCTCACAAAAGATGGAGCAGCTGAACACGGAGGTCCAACTATTGAGGACGCTCAGGCACAAGAACATTGTGAAGTTGTTTGCCTCATGGGTTGATGAGGAGAGGGGGATTGTTAACATTGTCACGGAGTACTTCACATCCGGCAGCTTGAGACA GTATCGCACAAAGCACAAGAAAGTGGACATGAAGGCTATGAGACGATGGGCCATACAAATATTGACTGGGCTTGAATATTTGCACAGTCAGGAACCATCCATCATACATAGGGATTTAAAGTGTGACAATGTATTCATAAATGGAAACTATGGAAAAGTGAAGATTGGTGATTTTGGTTTGGCAACATTCATGCAACAACAGAAAACACGAAGTATAAAAG GCACATTAGAATTTATGGCACCGGAGCTCTACACTGGGAATTACAATGAGCTGGTGGACAtatatgcttttgggatgtgcATGCTTGAAATGGTGACGTGTGAATATCCTTATAGTGAATGCCAAGGCATGGGCCATATATTCAAGAACGTTTCTGAA GGTAAAAAACCAGCTGCTCTCTACAAGGTTATAGATGCAGAGTTAAGATCTTTCATAGAGAACTGTTTAGCTCCAGCGGCTGAAAGACTGCCCGCGAGTGAGCTCTTGAAGAGCTCTTTCCTCCAGAAAGACGAGTCTCTCTCAGCACCTCCAATTTCAGTCTCCCTGGTCGAGATCGAGAATGTGACTAAAGATGGTGATCAGTCTGACAGTTTCGTGTTTCGGAAGGGTGAATTTCTGCTGAAAGGAAATATGGAAGTTACCAACCTTGTCAATCTGTGCCTAAGATTTCCTGATCCATACG GTGTTTTTAAGACTGCTGAGTTCCCATTGGACGTGGCCAAGGATACAGGCCTTTCTATTGCCATGGAAATGGCTGAACACTTTGAACTGCCACAAGGGAGCATAGAGATCATAACCGAGTTGATTGGTGCATTCCTGCTCGTCCTGGTccgttattggaggtcttgtgtTGCCATGCCATGA